Genomic DNA from Danio rerio strain Tuebingen ecotype United States chromosome 5, GRCz12tu, whole genome shotgun sequence:
GCAGCAGATTCGGGAGCAAATAAAAAATCCCACCGCTTGTGTGTGCAcggctttttgtttattttaaacctatgtgcttacatttagaacattttgtatGTTACAGTGAGCCTGTAGTGCATTAAAACTTTTCCTTGCAAGCATTGGCAGTAAGCGCAaatcctctctctctcacgcacatGCGCGCTGTCAAGCACAATTACTATGtattataacaaatatttaatttcatgttaataGGCTTAAATAATAGCatatacttaaatatatattGCTACTGTAGCCTACTGAACAATCTGCAGTTTCGCGGCTCACTGGCTGTGAACAGCTGTGTGtcatttcagagctctttcagttctcgaagttgccatggtagcacacaacataatcGATGTATCTATGCTCGACTTTTAAGGTTTCACGGCAGAAACGTGCAcgagcagttatctagattatttaaactgaacttaGACTAGttagatcaaatgatcttcaacttgctgttatggaaccaatttaagcgTGGACGTTTAGTTCAGCTCATTGAAGTCAGGCTTTTGACTTTAATCCCCGCTTTTCTTAACCACTTTTATGAAATAGCCCCCTGGTCAAATCCTTATTACAAACTGGCAATAAGACGCTGAACTGGGATTGATTAACCAAGGCTGACCCCCTCAGATGAGGGTGTCTAGTGTTTGAAGAGTCGAAACACTCGATACATCTGAGGTACACTACTGATGAAGTGTCTTAAATATTTCCCTCTCACAACTGGTCTTGAGGTAGTTACAAAAGAAAAATCCCACCTCACAGTAGAGGTTTGCATTCgagccgcgggacccgaccagatttctgcggcgcgggaataaatttccgaaaaaagcacgggagcggtcggtaacgggtttaatttgggacgggagcgggccgtctagcaatatcgctcccgactcccgagcaagcacgcgtatgtatgcGTGTAAAttaaatagcgcgatgctgtgtttagcttgtttgttgctgtgtgtgtgtgtgtgtgtgtgtgtgtgtgtgtgtgtgtgtgtgtgtgtgtgtgtgtgtgtgtgtgcgcgcacgaatgagagagagagagagagagagagagctttgcctgtgtgtgtgcttggtgcttatgtgtgtgtgtttatacagacagcttgttataggctgtctggactctgtatagctgggtggtgttcggttttgttctccccccgctctttagtgGGATCGGgcacggcgggtagaaaacggggcgggttgggcagcgggacaacaaatgctgaatgtaagcgggagcggtcgggttcgggctaaaacctggtgggtgcgggcggaagcgggatttaaaatttagtcccgcgcagatctctacctcACAGTCATCGATCCCAACAGCGTTCGCCCATTGAAACTATTCCAAAGGCGCTCACACATCGAACCACAATTAACAATTATAACACAAAATGATTGGCTACAGTACCATTAAATAGTGGGTTTTTTTGACCGAACACTACTACTAGCAGTCAGCAAAGAAGAGCCTTTAGGATAGGTACAAATAcaaaactataatatatatatttttcagaatAAGTTGGGACATTAAAAGCAGAGCTAAAATAAAGCCCTACAAATGGTGTCACCAATGTAAGTTCACTCACAGAAAACAATGTATGAATTTTAATCAAGGTTGGCTTTAACTTGTGCATCTCATCTGGTGTTTTGGTCAGAGAATATTAAAATCCCATCTAAACATACCTTATTAAGCCAAGGCAAGATGCATCCAGTGTGAAACAGATGTTTACAGGGCATCTCTCTAACCGACTCCTGCTCCTCAAACTCCAGCAAACACACAGGACATTTTACTCCTTTATCTGACAAACAAAGAAAGAGCCTCAGAAATTGACTTGCTGCCATTGACACCACACAGTCTACCAAATGTTATTAGCAGTTTTCTTCACTGCCAGTTCTTTCGTGTAATAATGTCTGCTGTCAAAGTGTGGTTTGAGAGTTGTGAATGAGTGTTGTGTCACCTGCTTGTTCAGGGGAAATGATGACCACAGGAAGACTCTGAACCACAGCTTTTGCAGCAGGAGGAGGAAGACGCTGATCCCAGTCAGACAAATCAAATGAACCCGAGTCTATGTCAAGACCCTGCATCAGAGACCTGcagccgcaaaaaaaaaaaaaagaatagaaaagtTAGCTCTATCGTGTCATATTCAAACACATTTTAGTACAGATGATACCAATTTTAATGCTAATTCACTATTTCATTACTAATTAATGCGAATTCTTTGTTAATTGAATGATCCTTTAATATTCTGATTTGCTGCTTGAGAGAAACTTATTATaattgatgtttaaaaaaaagttgtgctgcttaatatttacATGAAAAGTGAAATCCATTTGAATTCCTCTTGTTTCAGAAATTTCAGATaaaaataatgtacatttaaaaaaaaaacaattacaatttaTGGCATTATTAATGCATAGTTGGCTTCACTATTAATGACAGTTTACTTCTAATTTGTTTAACGCATCCTtactacttttttttactttttaaataacgGAGttcaaacttttgaacagtactGTAACTgaaaactaatattattattatttttttttattacaaattgtacttagtttacaaatattattaaacaaactCCATTATAGATAAGATATTTTCATGAAGGAGAAGTAAAGAATTGACCACAGGCAAAGATTTTTATATACTGTAGATGGGAAATTCGTTACATTTGAACAGCTGTATAAAGCTTTTAACCTCTCAGAGTCACAATTTTTCCACTATTTACAGGTGCGCCATTACATAAAACATTCTTTTACTGAGTTTCAAGAACTGCCACAGGACCATAATATATACAATCTTTTGTGTAACCTCCTATGACCAAACATCTGGTGacgcagtttgtttgtttgtctaccGATTTGCTGTATCTTCTGATCACCATGAATTGGCATGAGAAGAGGATATTGGAattaacatttcaaatgataCCTGGGAAGAGGGGCTGAAGTGAATTCATACCCGTTTTATCGATGTTAGATTACAacttatacagtttaaagtggtACATAGTAGGcacgggccggtataagattctgacggtataataaccttgggTAAAAATATCACAATTTGACGGTATTGCGATTGccattactgctctaaaatacattctttttaaatgtctgggtaaaaaactaaaactttttatgctttgaacacaatatattttattttgagaaacatttaaaatattttggaacagtaaaccaCCGTCATTGGGTATCATTTCTGTTGGAGAAAACATTAGTTCAGATTTTGAATTAGCCCTGTTTGCATACTCTGAGCCTGTGTTAGCATGGTCACATAATCAGCAAATGTCTATTATGTTTGGTATGGTGGTGGCTAAAAGGGTGATCTTGATGGATTGGTAGTCCACTTCACCACCTATTTTCATAAATGGCTGACTGAAATGGTTGCTGCTCTTAAACTTGAAAGAATTAGTTTTGCTAGGGCAGATGCTTCTAAAGAGTTTGAAAAGTTTGGGGCCTCTTCTTTGCTCATTGTTTTAAGAGTTGAAAGTAGGGCGCTTTCTTTTCAATGTTTTGAGTTTGATCAAGTTAAACTTTATGGTATATTTTATTTACTCTATATGGTGCATGTTTAGATGGACtggtgcttgtttgttttttgtttaaattgatttacttatttctttttttcttattatttgtataaaaacatattatggattgtataattgtttttgttctgttttgtacttataaaaaacttattaaaaatattttcaaaaaaccTCCATTATTTATCTTGGCATTAAAAATATATGGTACATGTCATTTTGTCTTTCCATGATCACATTCCAGGTTTCtttggataaaaaatatataaaataaaaggacCAGCAACTTCAAATTTATAagcgaattaaataaaaatgtaatcatgTTTTACCATGGTATTACTGCAAATaacaccttttaattaattaaaataaatgatattctttcaaattagatttttttttacatttgaacatGGGTTTCAATAGATATACGGAATATTGTTTCAATATATCATTGAATGGCATTTTTAATAACATAagagaattctgtcatcatttactcatcctccacttgttgaaatttagtttgagtttctttctttttgttgaatacaaaaaatactgaatattgaaaacaacaacttctgacttccatagcatttttgttccaactaatgatgagttaaacATTCTTTAGAATATATTGTTTCATGATTAACAGCAtgattaacagaagaaaaaaaatcatacaacttgagtgagtaaatggtgaggaaatatcatctttgggtgaactaaccctttaacagaGTTAGTAAATAGTTTATTGAGAGTTGAATGTGTTTAGTTCCGCTAGATGGCGCTGTGGTGTCGGTTACCTCGCCAGCTCCAGCAGCGCGTTCTGTCTGTACTGTTCTTCTGGATTCGTGGGCTCACAGTCATGCTCATCAAAGTATGAGGCCATTTTTTACTTCGCCTGAGAAAAAAAGGACAATACACATACGATTTGAATGACTACTACTTAACAGAGGATAGTGGAAACTGAAAAGTTCAAGACCTGTCGAACAGTGAGGCTGTTACTTTCACAGCAGCAAGTAACGTTACTGGCCATTGGAGTGTAGACAACAACTTCTCAAATGGATTTTAATATTTCATGAACCAACATTATAATGACACAACAATGTAATCAGACGTCACGATTTTACGATGAAATAACTATATTAATATCGATTTCTATTCCAGAGCAAACATGGTAAACTCTCTTTTCTAACGCTGAAAGAAAGAGGCATATTGGCGTAAGTTAAAGTATCCGTCAAGTACTTACTGGGTTTACATTTTCTGAGATTTAAtgatctttttaaaagatacaagaTGATGACATCAGTTACAATACTATtctgctaactggttagcatactAATTCACAGTAAATCTAAATTTACCAAACATCATACTCACGAAAAGCGTATGTACTAGCCTGATTCGGTAGACATGGTAGAATATAATATTGAATTCAATGCAGTCAAGGGTAAATGTACTTACTGTTTTGAAATTGCTAATCATCAGGGATGGAAACTTGTTTCACTGCACTGTCAGCGCGAGCACATCAGCTCTATCGCGATATTTGCGAGAGGGCGGGAGTTGCCAGATAGTAGTAAAAAAACTCCCCACgactatttacatttttttagtgtAGTAAAGACACAATTCATAAATTGTGCTTATTTCTGCTCATTATatgttatttatataattaatatgtattaaaatatatctgtatatataaacattatctaACAAAAACACTTTACTGCAttgcaaacaaaccaaaaacataaATCTCTTCAAGTTTGCGGCGCAGCAGGCAGTTGTGGTTGCCATGACGCTGAGGCGAATGAATGTGTACATGCCAACCAATTTCTGCTGTCCAGGCTCGTTGTTCGTTTTTAAAGAGAAAAGACGTCAAGTGGAGAAACGTAAGTGTAAAACCTAAAACTTATTAAACAACCCAACTAATGCTTGCGTAATGATACATTTCAAAGTTCTGAGGGAAAATTCTGTTTTAACTGCTGATAATTAATCGATTGAGAACTACTGCGGTgcaattattgtcattttttggtGAAAAAAGCTATTATGTGTTAAAACACGGTTTACTTTAACCTATCTAACTTATTAGTAAATAAAGGTATATTTAAGATGCTGCTTTGCATAATTCTCTTGTGAAATCTGTGATAAGTTGGCTTCTGTTGGGATTGTAATTATGCTGTAGGGCAGGCTACAATTT
This window encodes:
- the rnf181 gene encoding E3 ubiquitin-protein ligase RNF181 (The RefSeq protein has 1 substitution compared to this genomic sequence), with the translated sequence MASYFDEHDCEPTNPEGQYRQNALLELARSLMQGLDIDSGSFDLSDWDQRLPPPAAKAVVQSLPVVIISPEQADKGVKCPVCLLEFEEQESVREMPCKHLFHTGCILPWLNKTNSCPLCRLELPTDNADYEEFKKDKERRRQREHRLEDLHGAMYT
- the rnf181 gene encoding E3 ubiquitin-protein ligase RNF181 isoform X1; protein product: MASYFDEHDCEPTNPEEQYRQNALLELARSLMQGLDIDSGSFDLSDWDQRLPPPAAKAVVQSLPVVIISPEQADKGVKCPVCLLEFEEQESVREMPCKHLFHTGCILPWLNKTNSCPLCRLELPTDNADYEEFKKDKERRRQREHRLEDLHGAMYT